The region ACTTCTTTTGGCAAACAGAGTATCAAAACTGCAAAATTTTTCACAAAGTGAGATGCAAAATTTACGTGAAAAGCTGATAAATGATATATTAAGCACCACTTCAAAGATCTCAAATTTGGGCATTTATGAAGAGGATGACATCATTAGGCTTAGATATTGCCTTTGCGTTTTCATCGATGAGAGCTTGCTTAAAAATGAAATTTTTATGAACAGTTTTTGGGCGAACAACACCTTAACAACAAGATTTTTCAACGAAAATTTAGGTGGCAACAAATTCTTTGGCATCATGGATAAATGGTTTGAAAACGTTGGCAAAAACAAGGACTTTTTAGAGTTTATCTACGCTTGTTTGGTGCTTGGCTACAAGGGCAAGTACGAAGCGCAGGAAGATTGCAATGAGAAAATTTCATACCTTTGTGAAAATATAGCCTCAGCCGTTTCGCCACTTATAAAGGCTGATGAAAATGTATTTGAAAAGAGCTATTTAAAAACTAAAAAGAGAAGCTTTTTTGAGATATTTTCACTAAGACATTTGAAATTTTATTTTATCCTTATAGCGCTTATAGCGATTGCAGCTGCGTTTTTATATAGCACCTACTCGATGGATCAAAACAACGTTAAAAACGACAGTGTCTTAAATAATAAGATAGAAAATTTTATGGACAAAAAGTAAGTGCAAGATAAGTTTTTCAACAAATTTAACGAAAACTTTTCAGAAAAAGAACTCTACATCAGCCTTATAGACGAGATGTCAAAGTATAAGACTTTGACTCATGATACGATAAAATGGGACTTTGTTTATAGCTCGTCTTTAAAGGCATTAAGCGAATTTAGCCTCGATGTAAAGCTTTTGAATTTCTTAGCGATCTCTGCTATAAATTTAAACGACAAAGACGCTTTTAAAAGATTAATCAGTGCTTTTTCATTTTTCCTAACTACTATAAAACAAGAGCCAAATTTATTAGCAAAAAATGAAAAGCAAGTGCCTGCTAAAAAAAAGATATTTGCCCAAACGATAGAGCTTTTTACGCAAGCTCATAGGGACGGTATAAATTTAGACGAAGCGGACGCAAGAGCTTTTAATGAGCTTGTGCCTGAGCTCTCACGTGAGCTTAGCACGCACTTTGACACGCTTTATATAGAAGAGAAAAATGAGCAAGCTCAAAGAGTAGAGGAGCCAAAGCAGCAGCCGCAAAAGGCAGAACCAAGCTACTCACAAAGTGTCTCTTTTGGCAGTAGTGATATTAGCACATTTAGCGATAGAGAGTTTAGGGAGTATTTTGTAAATTTATCCATCTCGCTTTTAAAAAATGATATAAAAAATTTGACCGCTTACTCGCTTATTTTTGAGGCGATGTGGGGCAGGATCAAGGCTTTGCCAGTTAGCAGCGAGCAAGTGACGCAGATACGCTATCCTGATGAAAATTTGATCTTACTTTTTAAAAATATGAAAGAAGCAAACCTTGGTAATTTAGAGAAATTTATAAGAAATTTAGCTCTTAATCCATTTTGGATAGATGGCGTTAGGATATTTTGTGAGTTTTTAAGATCATCTGGACTAAGCGAGCAAAGCGAACTAGTTTCTAATATGACTTTAAATTTCATAGAAAAATTTTCAGATATGAAAAAGCTTAAATTTCAAAGTGAAGAGGCATTTTTCAGCGAAGAGAGTGCTAAATTTTTTAGTAAAAAAGAGAGTACAAATTTTATCTCTAGTGATGAAATGAAAAAAGATATGAGCTTTGAAGAGCTGATAAAAGCCCTTGATAGAAGCAAATATACAACAAATTCGCAAAGTGAGCTTAGCTTTTTGTTAGAGCTTTCCAAAATTTTTACAAGCCAAGGCATGGACAACAACGCAAAAGTTGTATATTCGCAAATAGTTAAATTTATAGAAAACACCGAGCTTAAGGATTATTTGTCAGATATTTATATAAAGGCAAAAACATTTTTGTGATAAAATATGTTTTTTTAAAACTTCTTTAATTTTATTTAATTATAATTCTTAAATCATTTACTCAAAAAAAGGATGTTATTATGGCAGAGAATTCAATCCCACCAAAAGAACGTATAAACATTGTTTATAGAACCAAAACAAACAACCAAGAAGCAGACGTTGAGCTTCCATTAAAGCTGATGGTAGTTTCAAATTTAACTGGTGAAAACCAAACTCCACTTGAAGATCGCGAAGTTGTCTCTATAAATAAGATAAATTTCGATCAAGTTATGAAAAGTTTAGACATTCATACTGAATTTTCAGTGAAAAATAGACTAAATTCTGGTAGCGAAGATCTAAATATCGATCTAAATTTTGAAAGCATTCAAGACTTCAATCCAGACAATATCATCAACCAAGTCCCTGAGCTAAAAAAGCTATTGCAGCTTAGAAAAGCTTTAGTTGCGTTAAAAGGACCTATGGGCAATATGCCTGATTTTAGAAAAGCGGTTTTAGAGGCTATTAAGGATGAAGATAGTAGAAAACAGCTTCTTTTAGAGCTTAAAGACGAAAAAGATAAGGAATAAAAATGTCTGAAACTAAAGTAAAAACTCCTATCATTGAAAGCATAATGCAAAGGAGCAAATATACAAAAGATGATGAAAGTTATAGCGTAGTAAAGCAAGGAGTTGCCGAGTTTATCTCAAATATCATCACAACAAACAATGCTGAAGAGAAGATAAACAAGCTTGCACTTGATGAGATGATAGCTCATATAGACACGCTTTTATCAGCTCAGATGGATGAAATTTTACACAACAAATCTTTCCAAGAGCTAGAGTCTACTTGGCGTGGCATTAGATTTTTGGTTGAGAGAACAAATTTCAACGAAAACGTAAAGATCGACCTTTTAGACGCTACAAAAGAAGAAATTTTAGATGACTTTGAAAACAATCTAGATATAACTCAAAGCACACTTTATAAGCAAATTTACTCAGCTGAATATGGTCAATTTGGTGGTGAGCCAGTTGGCGCGATAGTTGCTGACTACGAGCTAGATAAGTCAAATCAAGACATGACTTTCTTAAACAAAATGTCATCAATTGCAGCGATGAGCCACTCTCCGCTTCTAACTTCGCTATCTTCTAAATTCTTTGGACTTGATAACTTTGGCGAACTTGAAAACATAAAAGATCTAAAGAGCCTACTTGAAGGTCCTCAATACACAAGATGGAGAACTTTTAGAGAGAACGAAGATGCAAAATATACAGGTTGTATGGTAAATAGATTTCTTACTAGATCTCCATATATCCCAGAAGATAACCCTATAAAAAGCTTTAACTACCGCGAAAGCGTTGATAAGCACGATGATATGCTATGGGGCAACGGCGCTTATGCGTTTGCTACAAGACTTACAGAGAGTTTTGCGGACTATAGATGGTGCGGAAATATCATCGGGCCAAAAGGTGGTGGTGCTGTAAAAGACCTACCAACTTACACTTATGAAAACTACGGAAGCGTTCAGACAAAAATTCCAACCGAAGTTTTGATCACAGATAGAAGAGAATTTGAGCTTGCAGAAAATGGCTTTATCACACTTACGCTAAGACGTGATAGCAACAACGCAGCATTTTTCTCTGCAAACTCAGTGCTAAAACCTAAAGTTTTCCCAAATACTCCAGAAGGCAAAGCTGCCGAGACAAATTTCAGACTTGGCACACAGCTTCCATATGTATTTTTGATCTCTCGTTTGGCTCACTATCTAAAAGTACTTCAAAGAGAAGAGATCGGTACTTGGAAAGAGCGCAGTGACGTTGAACGTGGCTTAAATGAGTGGCTAAGACAGTACATCTCAGACCAAGAAAATCCACCAGCTGATGTAAGAAGCAGAAGGCCATTTAGAAGCGCAAAAGTTATCGTTAGCGATATAGCTGGCGAGCCAGGCTGGTACAAGATAGAGCTTCTAGCTAGACCTCACTTTAAATTTATGGGGGCAAATTTCGAGCTTTCTTTGGTTGGTAAGCTGGATAAAGAGTAAATTTAAGTATGTCGCTGATAGATAAAATTTTATATGAATTTAGTGATGAGTCAAAATTTCGTCCCTACTTCAAAGATCTAGACAGCGACATCAAAGATCACATCGATACTATCTTAAACTCAAGGCTTGGAAACTACGGCCGTTTAAATGATAGTATCATCGATCTTTGGTCGGTCGGGGTCGAGATAAACGAGCTTGGCCATAGACTTGGCATGGCGATATATGAACTAATCACCTCAAACGAAAATAGAATAGAGATAACTTCTATCGGCTATGATGACTCGCTAAAGCCTTGGCGTATCATCTTTAACATAAACTATAAGCATAAAAACGACAATTTCAAAGAGTATTTGCTAAAGGTTATTTTTAAAAACAATAGATATTGTGAGATTTTATAATGGATTATAATGAAAATAATTTAGCTTATTTTCAAAAAGAGATGGCGTATCTTGATGAAACAAGAGCACTTTTTATAAAGAATTTCCCAAAGGTTGCACCATTTTTAGATACTAAGAGCAAAGATCCTGATGTTGAGAGTATCATAGAAAATATGGCTATTTTGACATCAAGGATTAGACAAGAGCTAGATGAAAATATCCCATTAATAGCCGAGTCTTTGATAAATATCTTAATGCCAAGCTACACAAATCCTTTTCCCTCGGTTTGCATGCAAGAATTTGCTCTAAGAGATGACTTTTCAGAAAAAAAAGAATTTATACCAAAAGGCAGCATCATAGAGTCAAAGCCAATAAACGGTGTAGCTTGTAAATTCCAGACGATATATGATGTAAATTTGCTTCCATTAAAGATATCAAAAGCTTTCATGTTAAACAACAAAAGTGACTATCTTTTAAATTTAAACATATCTATCACCAAAGATGAACTTAGCGCCAAAGAGCTTGATATAGACTTTTTAAATTTATATCTTGGCGATAACATATACTTCTCTTCAACTCTTTTGATGTGGCTAAAAAACTACTTGAAATTTATAGTAATAAGCTTTGAAGATAGCGATGAGGAGATAAAACTTGGAGCTGATAAGCTTAGCTTAGACGAATTTGATGAAGCTTTGATAAATAGCGATGAGTTTGGTTTTGAGGCATTTGAGCTTATAAAAGAGCTTTCGTATTTTTCATCTAAACTAAATTTCATCCGTATAAACGGACTTGGTTTTTTAAAAAGATTTGACGCAAAAAGCTTTAACATCAAATTTGTCTTTTCAAAAGATATGCCAAATGGTTATGTGCCAAGGCTAGAGTACTTCTCTCTCTTTGCCACACCAGCGATAAATTTGTTTGCCAAAGGCGCTGAGCCTATACAAAATAACAACAAACGAAGCGAGTATAGAATTTTCATAGACCGCTCAAACATAAACGCTTACGAGATAGTCTCTATCACAAAGGTCGTCGCTCACAGCAGCAATAATGAAAAAAGGATACTTAAAAACTACAAAAGCTTTGAGAGGTTTGAGTTTCTAAATAGCCAAAGATCAAAGGATTATTACTTTGTAAGTAACAAAATAGATATGAAGCTAAACTCTTACAAAGAAATTTCATTTTTTAAAAATGACGCTAAAGAGCAGACCGTGAGCATCGAGACGCTTTGTTGCAACGGCGACCTGCCAACTAGTCTAAAACTTGGCGAGATAAACAAAATCCAAAATCACCAAGGCGTAGTGACCAAAAATTTAACTATCCCAACTAGCGTAAAACGTGTAAATGTAGATGGAAATTTACTCTGGAGGCTAGTTAGTATCTTGTCATTTAGCTATCAAAGCATACTAAACAAGGGCTCTTTTTTGGCACTGCTTAATGCCTTTATGCTACCTGATGATGAGTTTTTGAAGAAATTTTCTAGCTCGCTTCATGAGATAAAAACAAAACAGATCCACAGGGTCGATGGCGGCTTTGCAAAAAGAGGAGTGCTATGTATATTTTATATAGATGAGAGCGAATTTGAAAGTCTTGGAAATGTCTATGTTTTAGGTATAAATTTGGCTAAGTTTTTATCAAAATTTGCTTCTATTAACTCATTTTGCGAGCTTAAGATAAAGTGCGTAAAGAGTAAAATTTTATTTGATTATGGGTTTTTAAGCGGCACGAAAGAGCTAGTATGAGCGAAGAGATAAGCCAAGCTTCTTTTTTTAAGCTTATAAAAAACATCCTAAAAGATAGGGATAGGAGCGAGATATTTTTAAAAAACAGCTCGAGTTTTGCCTACCCGATCAAAGAGCTCGAGAGCTTAGATGAGCAGGAGCTTACAAAGATAATTGTAAATTTTATGGGTCTTTTAGGAAGCGGCTCGCACCTAACAAGCTACATTTTAGAGAAAATTTCAAAGACTAATGACAATAGCTATGAACTATTTTTTGATTTTTTTGACAACTACTTGCTTTGGCTATTTTTTGACAGCATTAGTCTGAAAAATTACGCAAGATCTTTTGAAGATGAGCTTGATGATAAAATTTCAAAGATCTTGCTTGATATGCTTAATATAAAAGAAAAGCAGCTGGCAAAGAAATTTCTGCCATTTTCGCCACTCGCAGTTAGCCAAAGAAGGCCAAAAAAAGAGGTTGAATTTGCGCTTCAGAGCCACTTTGGACTAAAAGATAAGCTTTTTATACTTGAAAATTTACCAAACCAAATTTTCATAGCACCATCAAATTTAAACTCTTTAGGCCATAAAAATAGGACACTTGGTAAAAATTTCATCCTTGGCAAAAAGCTTTTTGAAAAACAAACCAAGATCGCAGTATTTATAAACGGCATAGAGTACGAAGAGGCTGTGAATTTCTTCCCAAAAAAAGATAAATTTAAAGAGCTTCAAGAGACTCTTTCTTATTTTACTAATGATGAATTTGTTTCTGATTTATATTTGAAGATAAATTACTCTCACAAAATGCAGTTTAAGCTCGGGTCAAAATATACAAGTAGTCAAATTGGCTTTGGTTCAAGGCTTAAAAATGATAAAAAAATGTCAAATTTTATAAAATTTAGACTTTGTTCATAAAATTTAACTCCAAAATCAAAAAAATCTGATATAATTACATAAAAGAAATATATTTATTTGTAAAAGGATTTGCAGCTATGGCATTTATCGACTACTTACGCAGATTTTTCACATTTTTTAGGTTTAAACACAGTGTTGTTTTAGTAACTTCTATCGCACTTAGTGTTTTGTTTTGGCTCTATGCCCCGCTTGTAGCATTTAACGATATATACAGCTTTGCTAGTGTTAGCTCACGAGTTAGCGTGCTAGTTGCTTTTTGGGCAGTTATATTGTTTTTTGTTTTGCTCAGACCGCTGATGAACTATTTTGCATCGCGCAAAGATGAGAAAAACGACAAACTAAAAGAGATAAAAAAAGAGTCAATGGATAGCTTTGGCAAGGCAAAGAGAAATTTCTTACTTTCGCTAAAAGACGCCAAAACGACTTGGAAAAAAGATATAAATTTCAAAAAATTGCCATTAATAATGATAATAGGCAACGAGGGCGCTGGCAAAAGTGCTTTTATAAACTATTCAAATATCGAATTTCCTCTATCTGATAGCCTGGATACTTATAAAAAGATACACCAAAGTACGACAAATTTTAACCTTTATGTATCAAAATTTGGAGCACTATTAGATACTGAGGGCATTCACTTTGCGCAAGAGAGCCTCTATCAGCCAACTGCAACAGAGGAGCTTCCTGAAGATGATGTAGAGAAAAACAGAGACTATCTACTTAAAAAAGGCGTTTGGAACGAGTTTTTACACTTTTTAAAGAGAAATGACTTTAACTCAAGACTAAGTGGCGCCGTACTTATCATAGATACTAAAAAATTCTTAGAAGGCACTCAAGAGTATTTTGATGAGCTTATAAGATATATGGTAAAGAGGATAAATGACTGCGAGAAGCACCTTGGCATTAAATTTCCTATCTACGTGGTCTTTAGCAAGCTTGACCTTATAGATGGTATGGGTGATTATTTTAAATTATTTAATGAGGACGTGGCAAATAAAGCTCTTGGTATAAATTTAGACTCAAATTTCACTGCTCAAACACTTGAGACAGAGCTTAAGGGCTTAAGCGACTCACTATTTAAACACCTAATGAGCAAAAACTCGATCTCGCACATGCTAGAAGATAAAAAACGCTCATATTTGTTCTTAAAACAGCTTGAAAATTTCTTCGTGCTTGTAAAAGACTTTGTTACAAAGCTAAGCTCTCAAAATGATCTTAAAAACACATCTGTTATAAATGGAGTTTATTTTGTAAGTGCATATCAAGAAAACATCCCTATAAATTACCTTACAAATACAATTTGTGATAAATATAGCATCAAAAAACCACTTCTTAGAGCGGTAAATAATTACAGCAAACAAAGCTATTTTGTAAAATCATTTTTAAAAGAGATCGCTTTTAAAGCAAATGTAACGAAATTTGGCGCTCAAAATAGATTTATTAAATTTGTAAATTTCGCTCTAGTGGCTGCACTTTGTGTTGGGGTTTATTTTGGCTCTAGTTATATTTTAAATATCAAAAATACAAAAGAGCAAATTGCGGCTAACAATGTAGATAAAATTTCTAACTATCTTGATAGTAAAAAGTATAAAGATCTTACCGCTACACAAAAGATCGAGCTTTTAAATCTGCTAAAACAAAGTCTAAACGACTATCCAAGGATCTTTAGCGGTGATACTAAATTTGAGTACATCACTCTTGATACCTCTTATAAAGGTTTTGCGCCTGTTAAAGCGCTTTATTACGATCTTAGCGCTGATTTTTTCAAAAATACAGTTTTAACTGAGATGGAAAATATCCTAAAAACAGAGAGTGACCCAGATAAGCTTATAAAAGCCTTTTATATGTATGATTCACTTTTTGATAAAAACTATACAAACGTAGATCTATTTAAAATTTGGATAGCTGCAAACTGGGATAAATTTGAAAAATATGGTGTTGCTAAAAATGAGTTTTTAGCGCACATCGAAGCCATTTTAAATGCTAAAAATTTAAGCATTTCAGCAGATCAGAGCGCCCAAAGTGCTGCAAATACTAAACTAACACCTGTTCAAAGAGCAAAAAGGCTCTACTCGATACTTGAGTTTATCTCATTTAAAGATGAAAAATCATTCTATGACATCAAAAAAGAGGTTGAAAATTTAAACCAAGTAGTTCAAGAAAAAGAGGCGTTTAATCCATTTAATAAAATTTATACAAAAGAAAATTTAAGAGACTTCTTGGCAAAACTTAGCTCAAACATCGATGAGACTGCAGGCATCGAGTCATGGCTGATGGATACCAACTCATCTTTAAAAGATATCAGCTCAAATGAGAAAAAAGAGCTAAGCATCGCAGTTGTAGAGCTTTACTTGCAAAACTATGCTGATAAATGGAACCAAATTTTAAGAGCAATCGAGCCAAATGAATTTGCTACTAAAAAAGAGGTCATAGATGAGCTTGAAATTTTGTCAAAAAGAGAAAACCCACTAAATTCTCTTATAAAACTAACCAATCAAAATACAAATTTAAATGATGAAAATTTACTAAAATACATCTACTCTCTAGGGTTTGCTTCAAGCGAGATAAAACGTGTATTTACAGACTTTAGCACTAAATTTACAAACTATCATGCGCTAAATTCTGACGGATCGCTAGATCTTATCAGCAATGACGTCACAAATGTCTATAAAAAAGTTAGTGACTATAACTTTGAGATGCTTCAAAGCAGTGACGATAAGATCGTTTATGCGATAAATGGCATAAAAAATGAAAACGATCCGTTTATCGTGCTAAACAATGACGCTAAAAAGCTTCCAGATGAGCTAAATGAGTACTATCAAAAGCTATCAAAACTTGCTTGGAAACAGGTAGAAAACGGAGCTTCATCGCTTTTAGCAACAGCTTATAAAGATGATGTTCTTGATGACTTTGAAAGCCTTATAAAACCTTATTATCCATTTAATGAAAGCTCAGCAAAAGCCGTTAGTATCGAAGAATTTAAGAGATTTTTTGGCAAAGACGGAACTTGGAATAGCTTTTATGATAAATATCTAAAACAAATTTTAAGCAAAACTGGCAGTGGCTACAAAGTAAGACCAAAATATGCAAAAGAGCTAAGATTTAATAAAAGTTTCCTTGAAAATATCGCTTATATCGATAGAATTTCAAATTTGATGCTTGATTCAAATGACGAGCTAAAACTAAACTATAACTTAAAAGCGGTTGATCTATCGGCAAATTTCAGCCATATAAATATAGGCTACGGAAATAACTCTTTGGCGTATGATCATACGATCCCATCAAATTTACTTGTTTCAAGTAAAAGCTTTGATATCTCAACACAGTTTAAATTTAATGCAGTTTCAAATGCAGGCAGTGATAAAAAAGAGATCAGCTTTGATGGTGAGTGGGGCTGGTACAAGCTCTTAAAGGCTTCGAATTTCAGTAGCATTGGCGTTAGCACGCTTAACTTTGATGGTAAAAAAGAGTCATATTTTGGCTTTGAAGTTACTCCAAATGGCGGAGAGCTTTTAGAGCTTATGAATATCATACCAACTATTGATTTACCAAGAAAGATGCTTTATTAAGGAAAAAATATGCAAGAAATAGCAGCGGTTATACAAAATTTCGATAAAGCTTCGAGCTTTTTGGCACAGTATGTCATTTTTGATGAAAACGGTGGAGACATAGGCTCGCTAGATACGGTTAAATTTCCGTGTAGCGATACAAGTGGCTCTATAGCTTCAAAGCACGCTCATATAGGCTTTGAAGAGGGTGTTTTTACCATTTGTGGATACGAAGGATGCGAGATATTTTATAGTGATTCTTATTCGAAGTTACCTGATGATTATGAAAGTGTGATAAATCCAGGAGATATTTTTAGGATAGGAGAGCTTAAATTTATATTTATAGATCCTTCTAGGATAGACGAATATGTCGGCAAAGCTCACAAGATCATAGAAAATACCAAAAATTTTGATGAGCTTGATAATAAAGAATTTGAGCCAGTTGGGAAAATCTCAAATGTTGATTTTAAAGAAGAGCCAAAGATAAATTCTCTCATAGATGAAGAAAAAGATATCACTTTAAATGAAAATGTTAATGATGTGCCTTTAAATTTAAATGAGAGCGCTCAAAATTTCGATGGAGAAGATATAAATAGTCAAAGGATGCTAACAGCAAAGAGCATGGATGAGCTTTTGATGAATTTGGTTGAGAGCATAAAAGTGCAGCCAAACATGAGCCCTATAAGCGAGCAGAGCAGGACATTAAATACAAAAGATATGGAAACTATTATAAAAACGCTGCCTCTAAGCGACAACACGACACTTGTTAATGCTGTTTTGCTTAAGCTTATTTGCAAGGAGCTATATAGCCAAATGTACGATATAGTCGAGAATAATTCGTTTTTCAAATATCTCTCTGGTGCTGTAACAAAAAGCACCAGAGAAGATAAAGAGGCGTTTAATTATTTATTACATAAAGCACTTGAAAGCTATATGTTAAAAAAGTAATGTTTTTAATAAAATAGAAAGTTAATAAAAGTTAAAATAACCAAATTTTTTAATAGGAGTAAATATGTCACAACCAGTGTATATTAAAGTGAAAGGTTCTACTCAAGGACTTATTTCAAGTGGTGCTTCAACAGAAGCTAGCATAGGCAATCGCTATCAGTCAGGTCACGAAGATGAGATCATGGCACAAGAGGTTTCACACATCGTAACTGTTCCAGTAGATCCACAAAGTGGCCAACCATCAGGACAAAGAGTACATAAGCCATTTAGCTTTACAACATCTTTAAATAAAGCTGTTCCACTTCTTTACAACGCATTAACTCAAGGCGAGAGACTTCCAGAGGTTGAGGTCCACTGGTACAGAACATCAACTAGCGGTGGCGCTGAGCACTTCTTCACTACAAAACTAGAAGATGCAACTATAACAGATATCACTCTAGTAAGTCCAAATGCTCAAGACAAGCTAAACAGCGACAAAACAGAGCTTTTCAAAGTTTCAATGAACTATAGAAAGATAGTTTGGGAACACGTAGCTGCAGGCACAAGCGGAAGCGACGACTGGAGAGAAGCTACTAAAAAAGCTTAAAACCAACCTAGGGGTTACCCCTAGGGTTGATAAAATCATCTTCTAGCTAGAAGGACACAGATGAGCCCTTTTTATCTTTATCTTTTAAATTAACATGATATGTGAAATGCGATATGAAACACCTAGTTATAGTCATATTTCTCATAACATCTTTATATTCACATGAAGCAAATTGTACGGATATGTTTGGGCTCATTTATAATAAAAATTTAAGCGATATTGAAACGGCTAAGTATATAAAATACTACATAGATGATCTCGGATGTAATGCTAATGCTGGTATAAATTTACCAAATTTAACGATGAAAGCTAGCTTATTAGAATTTGCTTATAGTGCAAATAAACCAAAAAGCATTGACAAACTTTTAGAAAAAGGCGCAGTACCTAATGCATGGTTGGCTGGCTCAATAGGATTAGACTTTTTGCTTTTTTTTGAAGAAAATGGGGTTAAGTTAGAAGGGCAGTCACTAAGCCCTGAGCTATTAGAATTTATAAAAACTAAAAAATATAAAGAATTTAAAGAAGAAAAATTTAAGCTAATCAAAAAACTCCTAGAACATGGACAAGATCCAAAAGGCTATATCCTTTTACATAAAGTATTAACGCTTGTAAATGATGAAGAAGATTTAGATAATTTATTAAAGAATAGAACTCAAAAGGAATTAGTGCAATGAAGCAATTGGCAATAATCATATTTCTCATAACATCTTTATATTCACATGCAATAAATTGTGCTGATATGTTTAACATAGTAGCTGATAAAAATATAAGCGACAATGATACAAGAAAATATATTGAGAAATATATTAAAAAATATGGATGCACGACAGATATAGCTTTAAAAAATAAAAAGCTTTCTAATAGAACATATGATTTGCTCGAATTTGCACATGATTATAAAAAAAATGAGACTTTCGATCTGCTTTTAGATAATGGTGCTAAGCCAAATATGCAATTAGCTACATCTATAGGATTTGACTTTGCATTTTTCTTTAGAGAAAATGGTGTAGGTATAGACAACAAAAAAGCAAGCCCTAAGCTACTAGAATTTATAAAAACTCAAAAATATAAAGAATTTAAAGAAGAGAAATTTAAACTAATCAAAAAACTATTAGATCATGGGCAAGATCCAAAAGATTATGGCTTCTTAAAAAATATATTAATGCTCATAAATGATGAAAAAGATTTAGAGAATTTATTAAATAATGGGAATAAAAAGGAATTAGCACAATGAAGCAATTAGCTATAATCATATTTCTCATAACATCTTTATATTCGCATGAAGCAAATTGTTTAA is a window of Campylobacter concisus DNA encoding:
- the tssC gene encoding type VI secretion system contractile sheath large subunit — encoded protein: MSETKVKTPIIESIMQRSKYTKDDESYSVVKQGVAEFISNIITTNNAEEKINKLALDEMIAHIDTLLSAQMDEILHNKSFQELESTWRGIRFLVERTNFNENVKIDLLDATKEEILDDFENNLDITQSTLYKQIYSAEYGQFGGEPVGAIVADYELDKSNQDMTFLNKMSSIAAMSHSPLLTSLSSKFFGLDNFGELENIKDLKSLLEGPQYTRWRTFRENEDAKYTGCMVNRFLTRSPYIPEDNPIKSFNYRESVDKHDDMLWGNGAYAFATRLTESFADYRWCGNIIGPKGGGAVKDLPTYTYENYGSVQTKIPTEVLITDRREFELAENGFITLTLRRDSNNAAFFSANSVLKPKVFPNTPEGKAAETNFRLGTQLPYVFLISRLAHYLKVLQREEIGTWKERSDVERGLNEWLRQYISDQENPPADVRSRRPFRSAKVIVSDIAGEPGWYKIELLARPHFKFMGANFELSLVGKLDKE
- the tssB gene encoding type VI secretion system contractile sheath small subunit yields the protein MAENSIPPKERINIVYRTKTNNQEADVELPLKLMVVSNLTGENQTPLEDREVVSINKINFDQVMKSLDIHTEFSVKNRLNSGSEDLNIDLNFESIQDFNPDNIINQVPELKKLLQLRKALVALKGPMGNMPDFRKAVLEAIKDEDSRKQLLLELKDEKDKE
- the icmH gene encoding type IVB secretion system protein IcmH/DotU, with translation MSENQNDISVLSQTKLLGLGANPALDHVLPLLLLANRVSKLQNFSQSEMQNLREKLINDILSTTSKISNLGIYEEDDIIRLRYCLCVFIDESLLKNEIFMNSFWANNTLTTRFFNENLGGNKFFGIMDKWFENVGKNKDFLEFIYACLVLGYKGKYEAQEDCNEKISYLCENIASAVSPLIKADENVFEKSYLKTKKRSFFEIFSLRHLKFYFILIALIAIAAAFLYSTYSMDQNNVKNDSVLNNKIENFMDKK
- a CDS encoding type VI secretion system baseplate subunit TssG; its protein translation is MSEEISQASFFKLIKNILKDRDRSEIFLKNSSSFAYPIKELESLDEQELTKIIVNFMGLLGSGSHLTSYILEKISKTNDNSYELFFDFFDNYLLWLFFDSISLKNYARSFEDELDDKISKILLDMLNIKEKQLAKKFLPFSPLAVSQRRPKKEVEFALQSHFGLKDKLFILENLPNQIFIAPSNLNSLGHKNRTLGKNFILGKKLFEKQTKIAVFINGIEYEEAVNFFPKKDKFKELQETLSYFTNDEFVSDLYLKINYSHKMQFKLGSKYTSSQIGFGSRLKNDKKMSNFIKFRLCS
- the tssF gene encoding type VI secretion system baseplate subunit TssF, whose amino-acid sequence is MDYNENNLAYFQKEMAYLDETRALFIKNFPKVAPFLDTKSKDPDVESIIENMAILTSRIRQELDENIPLIAESLINILMPSYTNPFPSVCMQEFALRDDFSEKKEFIPKGSIIESKPINGVACKFQTIYDVNLLPLKISKAFMLNNKSDYLLNLNISITKDELSAKELDIDFLNLYLGDNIYFSSTLLMWLKNYLKFIVISFEDSDEEIKLGADKLSLDEFDEALINSDEFGFEAFELIKELSYFSSKLNFIRINGLGFLKRFDAKSFNIKFVFSKDMPNGYVPRLEYFSLFATPAINLFAKGAEPIQNNNKRSEYRIFIDRSNINAYEIVSITKVVAHSSNNEKRILKNYKSFERFEFLNSQRSKDYYFVSNKIDMKLNSYKEISFFKNDAKEQTVSIETLCCNGDLPTSLKLGEINKIQNHQGVVTKNLTIPTSVKRVNVDGNLLWRLVSILSFSYQSILNKGSFLALLNAFMLPDDEFLKKFSSSLHEIKTKQIHRVDGGFAKRGVLCIFYIDESEFESLGNVYVLGINLAKFLSKFASINSFCELKIKCVKSKILFDYGFLSGTKELV
- a CDS encoding type VI secretion system domain-containing protein, whose protein sequence is MQDKFFNKFNENFSEKELYISLIDEMSKYKTLTHDTIKWDFVYSSSLKALSEFSLDVKLLNFLAISAINLNDKDAFKRLISAFSFFLTTIKQEPNLLAKNEKQVPAKKKIFAQTIELFTQAHRDGINLDEADARAFNELVPELSRELSTHFDTLYIEEKNEQAQRVEEPKQQPQKAEPSYSQSVSFGSSDISTFSDREFREYFVNLSISLLKNDIKNLTAYSLIFEAMWGRIKALPVSSEQVTQIRYPDENLILLFKNMKEANLGNLEKFIRNLALNPFWIDGVRIFCEFLRSSGLSEQSELVSNMTLNFIEKFSDMKKLKFQSEEAFFSEESAKFFSKKESTNFISSDEMKKDMSFEELIKALDRSKYTTNSQSELSFLLELSKIFTSQGMDNNAKVVYSQIVKFIENTELKDYLSDIYIKAKTFL